In the Pedobacter cryoconitis genome, AAAGTAAATGGGATGCCACAGGTTGTGGTTAAATACAACAGAGAAGGCATGGCTAAATATGGCTTGAATGTGAGTGATGTAAATCGTGTCGTGAATACAGCTTTTGCCGGGCAGGTAGCAGGACAGGTGTATGAAGGAGAAAAGCGATTTGACATGGTGGTCAGATTAGACGGTGGGGCACGCAAGAACATTGCTGACATCCGTAACCTGATAGTTCCGGCAAAAACCGGTGGTCAGATTCCATTATCACTGGTCGCATCGGTAGAAGAAGTAGAAGGAGTGAACCAGATTCAGCGGGAAGACACCAAACGCAGGATTATTATTGGTTTTAATATCAAAGACAGGGATGTACAATCCATCGTCGAAGAATTACAGCAGAAAGTTGGAAAAGAACTCCGCCTGAATAAGGGCTATACCATACAATACGGAGGGTCTTTTGAAAATATGACCGCCGCCAAAGCAAGGTTAAGTATTGTGGTACCTATTGCACTTTTACTTATCTTTTTGCTGCTGTACTTCGCTTTTAGTTCAGTAAAACAAGGATTGCTTATTTATACTGCAATCCCATTGTCAGCAATTGGTGGGGTTCTGGCACTGTGGATGAGAGATCTTCCTTTTAGTATTTCTGCCGGAGTGGGTTTTATCGCTTTATTCGGAGTTGCTGTTTTAAATGGAATCCTTTTAGTAACTGAATTTAACCGTTTGAAAAAAGAAGGCTGGACAGATGTTAAACGTATTGTGATACATGCTACCAAATCCAAGCTCAGAGCTGTCCTGATGACTGCTCTGGTCCCTTCTCTTGGATTTATTCCGATGGCTATCAGTACTGGTGCTGGTGGTGCTGTACAGAAACCACTGGCTACAGTTGTTATCGGTGGTTTAATTGTCTCGACCTTACTTACCCTATTCGTTTTACCTATGCTTTATATACTTTTTGAAAAAGGATTCAAATATTTCAGGCCACAGAAAGCGATAGCTGTCCTGATTATTTTATTCTCAATCAGCTTTCATGCAATCGCTCAGGAAAAAATACATTTGCCAGCGGCGATAGACAGCGCATTAAAAAATAACAATGCTTTGCGTGTTTCCGCACTGGAAACCAATTATCACCGGGAATTGAAAACAAGCAGCTTTGATGTTCAAAAGGCAACTGCAGGATTTGAATTTGGTCAGTATAACAGTTTAAACAATGATAACAGGTTTTCGATCTCGCAAAGCATCGATTTCCCTACTGTATACACCAGGCAGTCGGCTATTTATAAAACAAATATCCTGATTAGTGAAACTGGACAGCTACAACAGCAGCTAGGGCTCAAAACAAGCGTTAAGTCTACCTATTACGGATTGCTGGTTTTGGAAAATAAACGCAGGCTATTGCTACAAGCTGACAGCATTTATGGTAACTTTCTGAAGAAAGCTGAACAACGTTTTAATTCAGGAGATGTAGACGCACTAGAACTCGTCACTGCCAGAAATCAGCGTTCACAGATCTCTAACCAGCTGGAAATTCTAAAAACAGACTATGAAGTGTTATTGAATCGCTTTAACCTTTTGTTAAATAGCCAGCAGAAAATGGTTCCAGAAACCGATAGCGTGTTATACAAACTTTCTTCTTTGCCACCAGCAGATAAAATAGCAGATAACCCTTCGTTAAAATTGCAACAACAACAAATCCTGCTCTCTCAACAGCAGTACAAATTAGAAAAAAGTAAGCTCATGCCTTCCTTAAATCTTGGTTACAGTAACGCCAGTATTGTAGGCTTGCAGACTACAGCTTCGGGCACTGATTTATACTTTGATAAAAGTAAACGTTTCTCTTCTGTAAATGTCGGTGTTGGAATACCGCTGTTCTTTGGTGCACAGCGTTCAAGGATCAAAGCCTCGAATGTATTAATCAGGCAGCGTGAACAGGAGTTTTCTGTGATTGAACAGGAGTTGACTAACAGGATGGGAGATGCCTTGAAAATCTACGCACAGCAAAGCAGGCTGGTGACTTCTTATCAAAACTCAATTCTCCCGAATGCATCCAGGATAATTACCATTACTACCGATAAATTAAATGCAGGAGAAATCGGTTATCTGGATTGGGTGATCCTGATCAATCAATCTATTCAGATCCGTAGTGAATATTTCAATACCGTTCAACAATTGAATGAAGCGGCTTTTGAAATAGAAAAAATAAGTGCCATTAACTAAGTTTTAACAAAATATACAGATGAAACCATCAATAAAAAAGATGAAAAAAGTAATTCAATTCGCATCCCTTATGCTCTTTTTATGCGCATCCTGCAGCAATCAGCAACAAGATGAAAAGGCTGCCTTAAAGGAAGAAAAACCTCAAACAAAGGTTGATGAAGAAGTGGTTCAGCTTTTGCCAGAGCAGATCAAAAACTCAGGAGTGGAAACCGGGCCTTTTGAAAAGAAGGAAATGCACACAGCCTTAAAAGTGAATGGTGTGGTTGACGTACCACCAGAAAATATGATATCAATCAGTATCCCATTAGGCGGATATGTTAAAAAGATGAGGCTGATCCCAGGAATGCGGGTAGCTAAAGGAAGTATATTAGCTACTATAGAAGATCAGCAATACATCCAATTACAACAAGACTACCTGACGGCAAAGAGTAAATTGAAATTTGCAGAAGCAGATTATATCCGTCAAAAAGGTTTAAATGCAACAAAAGCAACAAGTGATAAGCTTTTCCAGCAAGCAGAAAGTGAATTTAGCAGTCAAAAAATCCTGGCGCGTTCACTAGCCGAAAAGATCAGGTTAATCGGTCTGAACCCAAATGCCTTAAACGAGAATAATATCTCAAGAGCGATTAATATCTATGCCCCTATAAGCGGCTATGTCACTAAAGTAAACGTGAATACCGGGAAGTATGTTACTTCTTCAGATGTTTTATTCGAACTTATTAATCCGGGTGCTTTACATGTGAACCTGACAGTTTTTGAAAACGATGCATCCAAATTAAAAGAAGGGCAAAGAATCATTTGTACAACCAATAAACATCCAGAGAAGAAATACCTGGCTGTAATCCATTTGATTACACCAAACATAGGCGAAGACCGCACAACCAGTGTACATTGTGATTTGAAAGATGCGGATAAAGATTTATTGCCCGGTACTTTTATGAATGCAACTATTGAATTAAACAATAACAGTGTTACTGCAGTTCCTGAAAGCGCAGTAGTGAAGTGGGAAAATAAAGAATATGTTTTTTCTGCAGAAGGAGAAAATAAATTCAGAATGCGGAAGGTAGAAACCGGAGTGATTAACAATGGATTTGTAGAGATTAAATCACCACTGGATGTGAAATCAATTGTAATCAAAAATGCTTACGCGATTTTAATGAAAATGAAGAATAGCGAAGAAGAAGGATAAATAATTAATTTCATGTTATATTTACGACGAAGGTTGCCTTAAACAGGTGACCTTTGTCGTGAATAAATATAACCTTCCAGTCTGAATGAGCGCCCTTAAACAAATACTTTCAAAGAAAACTGATAAAGAATTATTGTTTTATATCAATAATATTGATAAACATACGGATGAAGCCGTACAATTAGCGCTTGCCGAATTACAGCTTAGAAATGTTGAGTTACCTGAAACAATAACGAGCGATATAACAGGAAAGCTTAATGTGAGAACAATACAGA is a window encoding:
- a CDS encoding CusA/CzcA family heavy metal efflux RND transporter; translation: MLNLIISFSIKNKLIIGLFVLALIGWGTYEVTKLPIDALPDITDNQVQVITVSPSLGAPDIERLITFPIEQACSSISGLKQIRSFSRFGLSLVTIVFDEETDVYWARQQISEKLQQVQQEIPAGAGSPQMAPVSTGLGEIYQYVVRPLKGYEAQYDATELRTIQDWIVRRQLLGTPGIAEVSSFGGKLKQYEIAVRQEQLKAHNLTIADVFEALERNNENTGGAYIEKGPTVLYIRSEGLTATTQDIQQIVVKTLENGTPLLMKDVATVQYGAAIRYGAMTYNDQGEVAGAVVMMLKGENSSVVVKRVKDKIAEIQKMLPKGVVIEPFLDRTKMVDNAIHTVETNLLEGALIVIFVLVFFLGNLRAGLIVSSVIPLSMLFAIILMNKFGVGGNLMSLGAIDFGLIVDGSVIVVEAILHRFSHSKQFRKAGHINQDEMDKEVGKSTGSMIKSAVFSQIIILIVYLPILSLEGIEGKMFKPMAFTIAFAILGAFILSITYVPMMSALCLSKNLKHEKNMTDRLMAWLERRYQPILSKVLHFPKTIILVTLSLFVLAVFILTRLGGEFIPQLEEGDFAVETRLLTGSNLNNTIETTQKASKILLKEFPEVQKIVTKIGSGEIPTDPMPFEAGDMMVILKDKKEWTSAKSFPELSAKMTRALEVVPGITVGFQFPVQMRFNELMTGARQDVVCKIFGEDLDSLANYAHRLTGIIQTVKGAINIYEEKVNGMPQVVVKYNREGMAKYGLNVSDVNRVVNTAFAGQVAGQVYEGEKRFDMVVRLDGGARKNIADIRNLIVPAKTGGQIPLSLVASVEEVEGVNQIQREDTKRRIIIGFNIKDRDVQSIVEELQQKVGKELRLNKGYTIQYGGSFENMTAAKARLSIVVPIALLLIFLLLYFAFSSVKQGLLIYTAIPLSAIGGVLALWMRDLPFSISAGVGFIALFGVAVLNGILLVTEFNRLKKEGWTDVKRIVIHATKSKLRAVLMTALVPSLGFIPMAISTGAGGAVQKPLATVVIGGLIVSTLLTLFVLPMLYILFEKGFKYFRPQKAIAVLIILFSISFHAIAQEKIHLPAAIDSALKNNNALRVSALETNYHRELKTSSFDVQKATAGFEFGQYNSLNNDNRFSISQSIDFPTVYTRQSAIYKTNILISETGQLQQQLGLKTSVKSTYYGLLVLENKRRLLLQADSIYGNFLKKAEQRFNSGDVDALELVTARNQRSQISNQLEILKTDYEVLLNRFNLLLNSQQKMVPETDSVLYKLSSLPPADKIADNPSLKLQQQQILLSQQQYKLEKSKLMPSLNLGYSNASIVGLQTTASGTDLYFDKSKRFSSVNVGVGIPLFFGAQRSRIKASNVLIRQREQEFSVIEQELTNRMGDALKIYAQQSRLVTSYQNSILPNASRIITITTDKLNAGEIGYLDWVILINQSIQIRSEYFNTVQQLNEAAFEIEKISAIN
- a CDS encoding efflux RND transporter periplasmic adaptor subunit, which translates into the protein MKPSIKKMKKVIQFASLMLFLCASCSNQQQDEKAALKEEKPQTKVDEEVVQLLPEQIKNSGVETGPFEKKEMHTALKVNGVVDVPPENMISISIPLGGYVKKMRLIPGMRVAKGSILATIEDQQYIQLQQDYLTAKSKLKFAEADYIRQKGLNATKATSDKLFQQAESEFSSQKILARSLAEKIRLIGLNPNALNENNISRAINIYAPISGYVTKVNVNTGKYVTSSDVLFELINPGALHVNLTVFENDASKLKEGQRIICTTNKHPEKKYLAVIHLITPNIGEDRTTSVHCDLKDADKDLLPGTFMNATIELNNNSVTAVPESAVVKWENKEYVFSAEGENKFRMRKVETGVINNGFVEIKSPLDVKSIVIKNAYAILMKMKNSEEEG